In the Flavobacterium sp. J372 genome, one interval contains:
- a CDS encoding two-component regulator propeller domain-containing protein → MKRVLQVVALLAAICCAAQNNNKLWGSHFSYNNIVDISQSGSRVYAAADFAMFSKNVLTNELKTITSVDGLKAETITAIHHSTVFNRTLVGNSNGLLLVINADNTIATKVDIIAETTVQPNKKRINHIYEHQGKAYIATDFGIAVLNIATLEFGDTFYLGPNGAEISVNQVTVQGGYIYAACKENGLRRGLISNPNLNDFNNWVNYNSGYWVYASTLDNMLIAADNQNIYRLEGNSFVIKNSTGANIVDFRVVDNNLLITTPSFVKIFNSQVMQTAVINVIPCLPLGETASFTCATLLNQRLYVGTTEKGLYSMLVSNFSVCENITPSGPLRSNIFSLEKTANNLWAVFGGYNIDYNPYIPTLNYFGISRLNSTGWLNIPNSDVFGAAAIVDIIATPANENVLYAASFLNGLIKIENNVGVEQYDATPPIQNGPETVAPGGPTVWINSLAYDREGNLWMTNALTVKSIKVLKAGGDWAAYSLQGIVQNPEQGLYGKMVIDKNGTKWIPSRDNGLIAFNEKQNNRFVILKDNSNLPDSYVRSLAIDNRNQLWIGTRRGLRILPSVDRFLTEDALVTNDIIILEDGQAQELLYQQDITAIKVDGANNKWLGTATAGVFLVSPDGQRTIHHFTILNSPLPSNQINDIAIDAATGEVFFATDKGMVSFKGTSTKASDNLDNVYVFPNPVRPGFEGDVNISGLINRANVKITDIEGNLVHETTSEGGTILWDTRAFGKHKVASGVYMIFITGEDGTQTKVKKVMIIR, encoded by the coding sequence ATGAAGAGAGTTTTACAAGTAGTTGCCCTGCTGGCAGCAATTTGCTGTGCAGCACAAAACAATAACAAGCTGTGGGGCAGCCACTTTTCTTATAATAATATCGTTGACATTTCACAATCTGGCAGCCGCGTGTATGCTGCTGCTGATTTTGCCATGTTCTCTAAAAATGTGCTTACCAATGAGCTGAAAACCATCACATCAGTTGACGGGCTTAAAGCTGAAACCATTACTGCAATTCATCACAGCACAGTCTTTAACCGTACGCTTGTAGGCAACAGTAATGGTTTGCTTCTTGTAATAAATGCTGACAATACCATAGCTACTAAGGTTGACATTATTGCAGAAACAACAGTACAACCCAACAAAAAGCGAATAAACCATATATATGAGCATCAAGGCAAAGCCTATATAGCAACCGATTTTGGAATTGCGGTCTTAAACATTGCTACATTAGAGTTTGGAGATACATTTTACCTTGGGCCAAACGGCGCAGAAATATCTGTAAACCAGGTAACTGTTCAGGGGGGTTATATCTATGCTGCATGTAAAGAGAATGGGTTGAGAAGAGGGCTCATTTCAAACCCTAACCTCAATGATTTTAACAATTGGGTCAACTATAATTCTGGCTACTGGGTATATGCCAGTACCCTTGACAATATGCTGATTGCGGCTGACAATCAAAACATATACAGGCTTGAAGGGAACTCCTTTGTAATAAAAAATTCCACAGGGGCAAATATTGTTGATTTCCGTGTAGTTGATAATAACCTCCTTATAACAACCCCCTCTTTTGTAAAGATCTTTAATTCACAGGTGATGCAGACTGCCGTTATCAATGTGATACCCTGCCTTCCTTTAGGGGAAACGGCAAGTTTTACCTGCGCCACGCTTCTTAATCAGAGACTTTACGTAGGCACTACCGAAAAGGGACTCTACAGTATGCTGGTAAGTAATTTTTCTGTTTGTGAAAATATCACTCCAAGCGGCCCTTTGCGCAGTAATATTTTCTCGCTGGAAAAAACAGCCAATAACCTTTGGGCGGTATTTGGCGGGTATAATATAGATTATAACCCATATATACCTACGCTTAACTATTTCGGCATAAGCAGGTTAAACAGCACCGGATGGCTTAACATACCCAACAGCGATGTTTTTGGCGCAGCTGCAATAGTAGATATTATAGCTACACCCGCAAATGAAAATGTATTATATGCAGCCTCTTTTTTAAATGGCCTTATTAAAATAGAAAACAATGTGGGTGTGGAGCAATATGATGCAACACCTCCTATACAAAACGGACCCGAAACCGTCGCTCCGGGAGGGCCAACAGTATGGATCAACAGCCTTGCTTATGACAGGGAAGGCAACCTATGGATGACAAACGCCCTTACGGTAAAATCAATTAAAGTTCTGAAAGCTGGCGGCGACTGGGCAGCATATTCTTTACAGGGGATAGTTCAAAATCCGGAGCAGGGGCTTTATGGAAAGATGGTGATAGACAAAAACGGGACGAAATGGATTCCCTCTCGCGATAATGGGCTTATCGCTTTTAATGAAAAGCAGAACAACAGGTTTGTCATCCTGAAAGATAATTCAAATCTCCCTGACAGCTATGTGCGCAGCCTGGCTATTGACAACAGAAACCAGCTCTGGATAGGAACCAGGCGCGGTTTGAGGATTTTACCGTCAGTAGACAGGTTTCTTACAGAAGATGCATTGGTAACCAATGATATTATTATACTGGAAGACGGGCAGGCACAGGAGCTGTTATACCAACAGGATATAACGGCAATAAAAGTTGACGGCGCCAACAATAAATGGCTGGGCACAGCCACTGCAGGCGTATTTTTAGTTTCGCCTGACGGACAGCGCACCATACACCACTTTACAATATTAAACTCACCGCTGCCAAGCAACCAGATTAATGATATCGCCATAGATGCTGCCACGGGCGAAGTGTTCTTTGCCACAGATAAAGGCATGGTCTCCTTTAAGGGTACATCTACAAAAGCATCAGATAATCTTGATAATGTATATGTATTTCCTAACCCTGTAAGGCCGGGCTTTGAGGGTGATGTAAACATAAGCGGGCTTATTAACAGGGCCAATGTAAAAATTACTGATATTGAAGGCAACCTAGTACATGAAACCACAAGTGAAGGCGGCACCATACTTTGGGATACCCGTGCTTTTGGCAAGCATAAGGTAGCTTCGGGTGTTTATATGATATTCATTACCGGTGAAGACGGTACGCAAACCAAAGTGAAAAAAGTAATGATTATCCGCTGA
- the recO gene encoding DNA repair protein RecO, producing MQVKTRGIVLSALRYQEKSLIVKCFTEADGLKSYFVRDAFSGKKSASKIAYFQPLTILDIVAVHKNKGTLEYFKEVKLGIPYQTINADIRKTTIAIFLAEVLHHSIREEEKNESLYHFLETALMWLDGHDEIADFHLLLLLEVTKFLGFYPERNISENLYFEMTDGVFVPFESTTCLSAKNTHLLQEMMQLRMDGGTAAFHVSERQALLNILLDYYALHLEGFRKPNSLEVLKQVFS from the coding sequence ATGCAGGTAAAAACGAGAGGGATAGTGCTTAGCGCATTGCGCTATCAGGAAAAAAGCCTTATCGTGAAATGTTTTACCGAGGCTGACGGGCTTAAGTCATACTTTGTTCGCGATGCATTTTCAGGTAAAAAAAGCGCCAGTAAAATTGCCTATTTCCAGCCTTTAACCATTTTAGATATTGTAGCGGTACATAAAAATAAGGGCACACTTGAATACTTTAAAGAAGTGAAGCTTGGCATACCCTACCAGACCATTAATGCCGATATAAGGAAAACCACGATAGCAATTTTTTTGGCCGAAGTGCTGCACCACAGCATCCGTGAGGAAGAGAAAAATGAAAGTCTGTACCACTTTCTTGAAACAGCTTTGATGTGGCTTGACGGACATGATGAAATAGCCGATTTCCATTTGCTGCTATTGCTTGAAGTAACAAAGTTCCTTGGTTTTTACCCTGAGAGAAACATTAGTGAGAATTTATATTTTGAAATGACGGATGGTGTGTTCGTTCCGTTCGAATCTACCACATGCCTTAGCGCAAAAAATACTCACCTGCTGCAGGAAATGATGCAGCTGCGTATGGACGGTGGTACGGCTGCCTTCCATGTATCCGAAAGGCAGGCACTGCTCAATATCCTCCTTGATTACTACGCCCTGCACCTTGAAGGTTTCAGGAAACCTAATTCGCTTGAAGTACTCAAGCAGGTTTTTAGTTGA
- a CDS encoding DASH family cryptochrome — protein sequence MPAVIVWFKTDLRLHDNEALVRAVASGHMVVPVYCFDQSHYTTTRFGFRKTGDFRIKFLLESLADLDARLRSMGSGLLIVKGDPSLALPDVVKKYNAKKVFAKKEVASEEKATEEKVTAQLWKLGCSLETYSTSTLYHAEDLPFSIKDIPDIFTDFRKKTERDSFIRPVFDKPSKIMSPVIPPLKLPDVTELKAAHVIPDTRASIEFKGGETEARSRLEDFLFGTKSIATYKETRDWLTGRDFSSKLSPWLANGCLSPRTVYNEVKRYEAEYGANKSTYWLIFELLWRDFFRFMMKKHKSKMFYKGGFKGRDVETATINSEMLYKWVNGQTGNDFVDANMRELKLTGFMSNRGRQNVASYLCNDLGIDWRYGAAYFEQQLIDYDVCSNWGNWAYIAGVGNDPRGNRQFNVDKQAADYDPKQLYRKLWLQ from the coding sequence ATGCCTGCTGTAATTGTATGGTTTAAAACTGATTTAAGGCTTCATGATAATGAGGCGCTGGTAAGGGCTGTAGCATCAGGCCATATGGTTGTGCCCGTATATTGTTTTGACCAGTCGCATTACACCACTACACGCTTCGGGTTCAGGAAAACCGGCGACTTCCGCATTAAATTCCTGCTTGAATCACTTGCAGACCTTGATGCCCGGCTGCGCAGCATGGGTTCGGGCCTCTTGATTGTTAAAGGTGACCCTTCCCTCGCACTTCCTGATGTTGTGAAGAAGTATAATGCTAAAAAAGTATTTGCCAAAAAAGAAGTGGCTTCTGAAGAAAAAGCAACTGAAGAAAAGGTTACAGCGCAGCTATGGAAGCTAGGCTGCTCTTTAGAAACATACAGTACAAGCACACTCTACCATGCTGAAGACCTGCCGTTTTCTATAAAGGACATTCCGGATATATTTACCGATTTCCGGAAAAAAACAGAGAGGGACAGCTTTATACGCCCTGTTTTTGACAAGCCTTCAAAAATCATGTCACCTGTTATCCCTCCGTTAAAACTCCCTGATGTTACTGAATTAAAGGCGGCGCATGTTATTCCTGACACCCGCGCTTCAATAGAATTTAAAGGCGGCGAAACCGAAGCAAGATCAAGATTAGAAGACTTTCTGTTCGGTACAAAATCCATCGCTACCTATAAAGAAACGCGTGACTGGCTTACCGGGCGCGACTTTTCGTCAAAGCTATCACCATGGCTGGCAAACGGATGCCTTTCACCCCGCACGGTCTATAATGAAGTGAAGCGCTATGAAGCTGAATATGGGGCTAATAAATCTACCTACTGGCTGATTTTTGAGCTTTTGTGGCGGGATTTTTTCAGGTTTATGATGAAAAAGCATAAAAGCAAAATGTTTTACAAAGGCGGGTTTAAAGGCAGGGATGTTGAAACAGCAACAATTAATTCCGAAATGCTCTATAAATGGGTTAACGGTCAAACTGGTAATGATTTTGTTGATGCCAACATGCGTGAACTTAAACTTACCGGTTTTATGAGTAACCGGGGCAGGCAAAATGTAGCCAGCTACCTGTGTAATGACCTGGGCATTGACTGGCGCTATGGTGCGGCCTATTTTGAACAGCAGCTTATTGATTATGACGTATGCAGCAACTGGGGCAACTGGGCCTACATAGCAGGTGTGGGCAATGACCCAAGAGGTAACAGACAATTTAACGTAGATAAACAGGCGGCAGATTATGACCCCAAACAACTATACAGGAAATTATGGCTACAATAA
- a CDS encoding TIGR03643 family protein, producing the protein MATIKPTFTQQETDRIIEMAWEDRTPFDAIKFQFGLSEADVKALMKRELKFSSYCLWRKRVEACSTKHAKKRSDDIARFKCSRQRHITLNKISKRK; encoded by the coding sequence ATGGCTACAATAAAACCAACATTTACACAGCAGGAAACCGACCGGATAATTGAGATGGCTTGGGAAGACCGGACTCCATTTGATGCCATAAAGTTTCAATTCGGCCTCTCTGAAGCCGATGTTAAAGCATTGATGAAGCGCGAACTCAAATTCAGCAGCTATTGCCTGTGGCGCAAAAGGGTTGAAGCCTGCAGTACAAAACATGCCAAAAAAAGGTCAGATGACATAGCCCGGTTTAAATGCAGCAGGCAAAGACATATAACGCTCAACAAAATATCAAAAAGAAAATAA
- a CDS encoding SDR family NAD(P)-dependent oxidoreductase yields the protein MQQKTYIFAGASSAVAVAAASLLKQQGHVIIGISTKPPQDVYDKAFTVAEYDFDAFPNIDGPIDGIVYFPGTINLKPFNRYTRQDFVQDFSINALGAAAFTQAYLPNLKKSSNASIVFISTVAVAAGMPFHSSIAMAKAALEGLTRSLAAELASKVRVNCIAPSLTDTPLSEKFLGTPEKREAAQNRNPAKKIGSADDLANAIIFLLGSQSAWITGQVLAVDGGMGNLKP from the coding sequence ATGCAACAAAAAACATACATTTTTGCAGGGGCATCATCGGCAGTGGCTGTGGCTGCCGCATCTTTACTCAAACAGCAGGGACATGTAATTATTGGTATCTCTACCAAACCTCCGCAAGATGTTTACGATAAGGCTTTTACTGTGGCTGAATATGATTTTGATGCATTCCCTAACATAGATGGGCCTATTGACGGCATAGTATATTTTCCCGGCACAATAAACCTCAAACCTTTTAACCGCTATACCAGGCAAGACTTTGTACAAGACTTTAGCATAAATGCCCTTGGGGCTGCTGCTTTTACACAGGCTTACCTGCCTAACCTTAAAAAAAGCAGTAATGCTTCAATAGTATTTATAAGCACTGTGGCTGTAGCGGCAGGCATGCCTTTCCACAGTTCAATAGCAATGGCCAAGGCCGCGCTTGAGGGGCTAACACGCTCTCTCGCAGCTGAACTGGCATCAAAAGTACGGGTAAACTGTATTGCGCCATCACTAACAGATACTCCACTTTCCGAAAAATTCTTAGGCACCCCAGAAAAGCGCGAGGCGGCTCAAAACCGGAATCCGGCTAAGAAAATAGGTTCGGCAGATGATCTTGCCAATGCTATTATTTTTCTTTTAGGCAGCCAATCTGCATGGATTACAGGCCAGGTGCTCGCTGTTGACGGCGGCATGGGCAACCTAAAGCCTTAA
- the ileS gene encoding isoleucine--tRNA ligase, with protein sequence MSTKFTEYKGLDLPTVASEVLDFWKKENIFDKSVTTREGKPQYVFFEGPPSANGLPGIHHVMARAIKDIFCRYQTQKGFQVKRKAGWDTHGLPVELGTEKELGITKEDIGTKITIEEYNEACKRTVMRYTDVWNDLTEKMGYWVDMENPYVTYKPKYMESVWWLLKQIYDKGLLYKGYTIQPYSPKAGTGLSSHEVNQPGAYRDVTDTTIVAQFRTIANTLPDFLKGFGDVDIMAWTTTPWTLPSNTALTVGPNIDYVLVKTFNQYTFQPINVVVAKNLVGKQFGGKYFASEDDADFANYTESDKKIPYKILAEAKGKDLVGIRYEQLLPFVLPHQNPENAFRVISGDFVTTEDGTGIVHTAPTFGADDAKVAKEASPEVPPMLVLDTNGNPVPLVDMQGRFTSHLAHLDNPNGKALELAGKYVKNEYYDAGTAPERSADVEISIYLKENNKAFKVEKYVHSYPHSWRTDEPLLYYPLDSWFIRMTDVKERMFDLNDTINWKPKATGEGRFGNWLKNANDWNLSRSRYWGIPLPIWRTEDKTEEMIIGSAEELYNEIEKAVAAGVMSENPFAGFEPDNMSEENYDKIDLHKNVVDRITLVSPSGKPMKREADLIDVWFDSGAMPYAQWHYPFENAALIDNNTAFPADFIAEGVDQTRGWFYTLHAIATLVFDKVAYKNVVSNGLVLDKNGQKMSKRLGNAVDPFTTLAEYGPDATRWYMIANANPWDNLKFDIEGVAEVRRKFFGTLYNTYSFFALYANIDGFNYSEPEVPLNERPEIDRWILSELNTLIKDVDGYYADYEPTRAARAISDFVQENLSNWYVRLCRRRFWKGEYAQDKIAAYQTLYTCLVTVAKLSAPIAPFFMDRLYIDLTKASQAEKFESVHLADFPAYADNFVDKSLESRMQKAQTISSLVLSLRKKEMIKVRQPLQKVMIPILDAKQKEEIEAVAELIKAEVNVKEIELLDDASGVLVKQIKPNFKALGPRFGKDMGLIAKEIQGFSQEQIAEIDRAESIDVVVSGKSVNLTSQDVEITSQDIPGWLVANADGITVALDITISDELRKEGIARELVNRIQNIRKDSGFEVTDRITVYLQDNAVLEEAVKANEDYIKSETLTDELIFKDKVSNGTEIEFDDIKTLVLISK encoded by the coding sequence ATGAGCACTAAATTTACTGAATATAAAGGGCTTGACTTGCCAACTGTGGCAAGCGAGGTACTTGATTTCTGGAAAAAAGAGAACATATTTGATAAAAGCGTTACCACCCGCGAGGGAAAACCGCAATACGTATTTTTTGAAGGTCCGCCGAGCGCCAATGGCCTCCCGGGAATTCACCATGTGATGGCACGTGCCATTAAAGACATCTTTTGCCGCTACCAGACTCAGAAAGGCTTCCAGGTAAAGCGTAAAGCCGGTTGGGACACCCACGGCTTACCGGTCGAGCTGGGCACTGAGAAAGAGCTTGGCATCACTAAAGAAGACATCGGCACTAAAATCACCATTGAAGAGTATAATGAAGCTTGTAAACGCACGGTAATGCGCTATACAGACGTGTGGAACGACCTCACGGAGAAAATGGGCTACTGGGTTGATATGGAAAACCCATATGTTACTTACAAGCCAAAATACATGGAGTCGGTTTGGTGGCTGCTGAAACAGATTTATGATAAAGGCCTGCTGTACAAAGGCTACACCATACAGCCTTATTCGCCAAAGGCAGGAACAGGGCTTAGCTCACACGAAGTGAACCAGCCGGGAGCATATCGTGATGTGACGGATACTACGATTGTAGCGCAATTCCGCACGATTGCCAATACATTGCCGGATTTTCTTAAAGGTTTTGGCGATGTAGATATTATGGCCTGGACAACTACGCCATGGACTTTACCAAGCAACACGGCTTTGACAGTTGGGCCAAATATTGACTATGTATTGGTAAAAACGTTTAACCAATATACCTTCCAGCCGATAAATGTTGTGGTGGCTAAAAATCTTGTAGGTAAGCAGTTTGGAGGTAAATACTTTGCAAGTGAAGATGATGCTGATTTTGCCAATTACACCGAAAGCGACAAGAAAATTCCATATAAAATATTGGCTGAAGCCAAAGGGAAAGATTTAGTAGGCATCCGCTATGAGCAGTTGCTGCCATTTGTATTGCCGCACCAAAACCCGGAGAATGCGTTCAGGGTGATATCGGGTGATTTTGTAACTACTGAAGATGGTACGGGTATCGTTCACACCGCGCCTACTTTTGGTGCAGACGATGCCAAGGTTGCGAAGGAAGCCTCTCCTGAAGTGCCGCCGATGCTTGTACTTGACACCAACGGCAACCCTGTACCGCTTGTAGATATGCAGGGCAGGTTTACATCACATTTAGCACACCTTGACAACCCTAACGGCAAGGCGTTGGAACTCGCAGGTAAATATGTCAAGAATGAATATTATGACGCAGGCACAGCTCCTGAAAGATCTGCCGATGTAGAGATATCTATCTATCTGAAAGAAAACAATAAAGCTTTTAAGGTAGAGAAATACGTGCACAGCTATCCGCACTCATGGAGGACGGACGAGCCGCTCCTATATTACCCGCTTGACAGCTGGTTCATCAGGATGACTGATGTAAAAGAGCGTATGTTTGACCTGAACGACACCATCAACTGGAAGCCTAAAGCTACAGGCGAAGGGCGTTTTGGCAACTGGCTAAAAAATGCCAATGACTGGAACCTTTCACGTTCGCGTTATTGGGGCATCCCACTGCCTATCTGGAGAACTGAAGATAAGACAGAAGAGATGATCATCGGTTCTGCGGAAGAGCTATACAATGAGATAGAAAAAGCTGTTGCTGCCGGCGTTATGAGTGAGAATCCGTTTGCCGGATTTGAGCCGGATAACATGAGCGAAGAAAACTACGATAAGATTGACTTGCACAAAAATGTGGTGGACAGGATAACGCTGGTATCACCATCCGGTAAGCCGATGAAGCGCGAGGCTGACCTGATAGACGTGTGGTTTGACAGTGGTGCGATGCCATATGCACAGTGGCATTATCCTTTTGAAAATGCAGCACTGATTGACAACAATACAGCCTTCCCGGCAGACTTTATTGCCGAGGGTGTTGACCAGACCCGCGGCTGGTTCTATACCCTCCACGCAATCGCAACACTTGTGTTTGATAAGGTTGCGTATAAAAATGTAGTGTCTAACGGCTTGGTGCTTGACAAAAACGGGCAGAAAATGAGCAAGCGCCTTGGTAATGCGGTAGACCCTTTCACTACGCTTGCTGAGTATGGCCCTGATGCCACGCGCTGGTACATGATAGCCAATGCCAACCCGTGGGACAACCTGAAGTTTGATATTGAAGGTGTTGCCGAGGTGCGCCGCAAGTTCTTCGGTACACTGTACAACACGTACTCGTTCTTTGCGTTATATGCTAATATTGATGGCTTTAACTATTCAGAGCCTGAAGTTCCGTTGAACGAAAGGCCTGAAATTGACCGATGGATATTGAGCGAACTGAACACGTTGATAAAAGATGTTGACGGCTATTATGCGGATTACGAGCCTACACGTGCTGCCAGGGCAATATCTGATTTTGTGCAGGAAAACCTGAGTAACTGGTATGTGCGCCTGTGCCGCCGTCGTTTCTGGAAAGGTGAATATGCACAGGATAAAATTGCCGCTTACCAGACGCTTTACACCTGTTTGGTTACTGTTGCCAAGCTAAGCGCGCCAATTGCACCATTCTTTATGGACAGGCTTTATATAGATTTAACAAAAGCTTCACAGGCAGAGAAATTCGAAAGCGTACATTTGGCCGATTTTCCTGCGTATGCTGATAACTTTGTTGATAAATCGCTGGAAAGCAGGATGCAGAAAGCGCAGACTATATCATCACTGGTGTTATCACTACGTAAGAAAGAGATGATTAAAGTACGCCAGCCGCTGCAAAAGGTAATGATTCCGATACTTGACGCGAAACAGAAAGAAGAAATTGAAGCTGTTGCAGAGTTGATAAAAGCCGAAGTTAATGTAAAGGAAATTGAGCTTCTGGATGATGCAAGCGGTGTTTTGGTGAAGCAGATTAAGCCTAATTTTAAAGCCCTGGGTCCCCGTTTTGGAAAAGACATGGGGCTGATAGCCAAAGAGATACAAGGTTTTTCTCAGGAGCAGATTGCAGAGATAGACAGAGCAGAAAGCATAGATGTTGTTGTGTCAGGAAAAAGTGTTAATTTAACATCTCAGGATGTGGAGATTACTTCACAGGATATCCCGGGCTGGCTGGTAGCGAATGCTGATGGCATAACTGTTGCACTTGACATCACGATAAGTGATGAGCTGCGTAAAGAAGGAATAGCCAGGGAGTTGGTGAACAGGATACAGAACATCCGTAAAGACTCAGGCTTTGAAGTGACAGACCGTATAACGGTTTACCTTCAGGACAATGCAGTACTTGAAGAAGCGGTGAAGGCGAATGAAGATTATATAAAGTCTGAAACGCTTACAGATGAGCTGATTTTTAAAGATAAAGTATCAAACGGGACAGAAATAGAATTTGACGATATAAAAACCTTAGTATTAATTTCAAAATAG
- a CDS encoding TraR/DksA C4-type zinc finger protein, with amino-acid sequence MVDEQIRYSDADLAEFRELITKKIEKAKADLDLIKSAYMNDLNNGTDDTSPTFKAFEEGSETMSKEANSQLAIRQEKFIRDLKNALIRIENKTYGICKVTGKLISKERLKLVPHATMSIEAKNMQR; translated from the coding sequence ATGGTAGATGAGCAAATACGATACTCAGACGCCGATTTGGCAGAGTTCAGAGAACTGATCACTAAAAAGATTGAAAAGGCAAAAGCCGACCTTGACCTTATAAAAAGCGCTTATATGAACGACCTTAACAATGGTACAGACGACACGTCGCCAACGTTTAAGGCATTCGAAGAAGGCAGCGAAACCATGAGCAAAGAAGCAAACTCTCAGTTGGCCATACGCCAGGAGAAGTTTATCCGCGACCTGAAGAATGCACTTATAAGGATTGAGAATAAAACTTACGGCATCTGTAAAGTAACCGGAAAGCTCATCAGTAAAGAAAGGCTTAAGCTTGTTCCTCACGCCACAATGAGCATTGAGGCAAAGAACATGCAGCGATAA
- a CDS encoding lipoprotein signal peptidase has protein sequence MSLKKAYLLAIIILIIDQVSKIYIKTNFYEGEKVHVFSWFQIYFVENEGMAWGAEIPGTFGKLFLTLFRIAAVAGIAWWLHDSVKKHMSPYLIVSISLILAGAFGNIIDSVFYGVIFDHSLNGNVATLFSDKPYGTLFHGKVVDMLYFPIWSGNLPTWLPIWGGKFFTFFNAIFNIADAAISVGVGILIVFNKKAFPKK, from the coding sequence ATGTCATTAAAGAAAGCGTACCTGCTTGCCATTATAATCCTGATTATAGACCAGGTTTCAAAAATATACATCAAAACCAACTTTTACGAAGGTGAAAAGGTGCATGTTTTCAGTTGGTTTCAGATATATTTTGTGGAAAATGAAGGTATGGCATGGGGCGCTGAAATTCCCGGCACATTTGGCAAATTATTCCTTACATTATTCAGGATTGCAGCTGTCGCCGGTATTGCCTGGTGGCTGCATGATTCGGTAAAAAAGCACATGTCGCCTTATCTTATTGTATCAATATCGCTGATATTGGCCGGTGCTTTCGGTAACATTATCGACTCGGTATTTTACGGAGTAATATTTGACCATAGCCTTAATGGTAATGTAGCAACGTTGTTTTCAGACAAGCCATATGGTACACTCTTCCACGGAAAAGTGGTGGATATGTTGTATTTCCCGATATGGAGCGGCAACCTGCCTACATGGCTACCGATATGGGGCGGTAAATTCTTCACATTCTTCAACGCAATTTTCAACATCGCCGATGCAGCTATTTCGGTAGGTGTGGGGATATTGATTGTTTTCAATAAAAAGGCGTTTCCGAAGAAGTAG
- a CDS encoding 5-formyltetrahydrofolate cyclo-ligase: MTKKELRIKYKALRQQLSQNEIEDKSLLIANKLLGLPIWDKKYYHLFLTLVEQKEVHTDFILNILGGKDKEVVVSRSDFETMTMVHYLLTDGTRLVKSAYGIPEPVEGIEVPSQKIDVVFVPLLAFDERGHRVGYGKGFYDRFLNECREDVITVGLSFFEAESKPIEANETDVPLDYCVTPELVYSFQSQSQ; the protein is encoded by the coding sequence ATGACCAAAAAAGAACTCCGCATAAAATATAAGGCCCTACGCCAGCAATTATCCCAAAATGAGATTGAGGATAAAAGCCTGCTTATTGCCAACAAACTGCTCGGTTTGCCAATCTGGGATAAGAAGTACTACCACCTGTTTCTTACGCTGGTGGAGCAAAAAGAGGTACACACTGATTTTATCCTGAATATATTGGGTGGGAAAGACAAAGAAGTGGTGGTGTCGCGGTCTGATTTTGAAACGATGACGATGGTGCATTACCTGCTTACAGACGGCACCCGTCTTGTAAAAAGCGCTTACGGCATACCCGAACCGGTTGAAGGGATTGAAGTACCGTCACAAAAGATAGATGTGGTTTTTGTCCCCTTGCTTGCTTTTGATGAAAGAGGCCATCGCGTAGGCTACGGAAAGGGCTTTTACGACCGTTTCCTGAACGAATGCCGGGAAGATGTAATTACCGTTGGGTTGTCGTTTTTCGAAGCAGAGAGCAAACCTATTGAAGCCAACGAGACAGATGTGCCACTAGACTATTGCGTTACTCCGGAGCTAGTTTACAGTTTTCAGTCACAGTCACAGTAA